In one Nicotiana tomentosiformis chromosome 6, ASM39032v3, whole genome shotgun sequence genomic region, the following are encoded:
- the LOC104101440 gene encoding uncharacterized protein translates to MMLDLMNQAQSILTSLDKQSGKIKSEHRVRLNASIDVIRYLMKEGMPFWSHDESITSTRRGHFLDHLKWYADRKKDVKNMVLEKAPKYNIMTSPEIQKDIVNSYAKETMKAIIEDLNGDFFGILVDESKDVSHKEQMALVMRYVNKEGELIERFFGLVHVKATTTHALQKIIYFLLLQHLLSSSLIRRQGYNGASNMQGEINGLKTLILKDNPLAYCIHCFDHQLQLTLVAVAKKHHEINKFFDILANVLNVVGGSYKCREMLRDDQAEKLDELLVLGEVHTGSGLNQELGLQRPGDTR, encoded by the coding sequence ATGATGCTAGATTTAATGAACCAAGCACAATCCATTCTAACTTCGTTGGACAAGCAATCTGGAAAAATTAAAAGTGAACATCGAGTTCGCTTGAATGCTTCAATTGATGTAATAAGATATCTTATGAAAGAAGGAATGCCTTTTTGGAGCCATGATGAGAGTATAACTTCTACAAGAAGAGGCCATTTTTTAGATCACTTAAAATGGTATGCAGATAGGAAGAAAGATGTGAAAAATATGGTATTAGAAAAAGCTCCAAAATATAACATCATGACTTCTCCTGAAATTCAAAAAGATATTGTGAATTCTTATGCAAAAGAAACGATGAAAGCAATTATTGAAGATTTGAATGGGGATTTTTTTGGAATATTAGTTGATGAGTCTAAGGATGTCTCTCATAAGGAACAAATGGCTCTTGTTATGCGCTATGTCAACAAGGAAGGTGAACTTATTGAGCGATTCTTTGGTCTTGTTCATGTTAAAGCTACTACTACACAtgcattacaaaaaataatatattttttgctTTTACAACATTTATTGAGTTCATCTCTAATACGGAGACAAGGGTATAATGGAGCTAGTAACATGCAAGGAGaaattaatggtcttaaaactttGATTCTGAAAGATAATCCTTTGGCATATTGCATACATTGCTTTGATCATCAATTGCAACTGACTCTCGTAGCGGTTGCAAAGAAACACCATGAGATAAATAAATTTTTTGACATTCTTGCTAATGTTTTGAATGTTGTTGGAGGTTCTTATAAGTGTAGGGAAATGCTTAGAGATGATCAAGCTGAAAAATTAGATGAGTTATTAGTGCTTGGTGAAGTACATACAGGAAGTGGATTAAATCAAGAACTTGGGCTTCAAAGACCAGGTGATACCCGTTAG